A stretch of Bifidobacterium sp. ESL0704 DNA encodes these proteins:
- a CDS encoding ABC transporter permease — translation MDSVAQHQHHAAQHWWRTVLPPTITIGAVLALWQIAANAHLVSETTLASPTAIVSSMIATWPDLMAATAVTTAEALAGFIIAVIVGIAVGIGLYASKTANRAFYPLLVAAQTIPIITIAPLFMIWFGFNPAGKITLVAVFGLFSVAVDTSRGLVAVPKFYQDVALTCGATKLWTMFHVKLRVAARQIFSGIRISAAYVFGTAVTAEYLGATNGLGVWLQGAFNSFQTAMIFSAAIVVVAMTGILLGLVSLVERVLLGPAGEDDAISLDDSEL, via the coding sequence ATGGACTCTGTGGCACAGCACCAACACCATGCCGCGCAACACTGGTGGCGCACAGTCCTGCCGCCGACCATCACCATTGGCGCGGTACTGGCGCTCTGGCAGATCGCGGCGAACGCCCATCTCGTCAGCGAGACAACGCTGGCCTCCCCGACCGCCATCGTCTCATCGATGATCGCCACATGGCCCGATCTGATGGCAGCAACGGCCGTAACCACCGCAGAGGCCTTGGCAGGGTTCATCATCGCGGTCATCGTCGGCATTGCCGTCGGCATCGGCCTCTATGCTTCGAAAACCGCCAATCGCGCCTTCTACCCGCTGCTCGTGGCGGCACAGACCATCCCCATCATCACCATCGCGCCGCTGTTCATGATCTGGTTCGGCTTCAACCCGGCCGGCAAAATCACGCTTGTGGCCGTCTTCGGTCTTTTCTCCGTCGCGGTCGACACTTCAAGAGGCCTCGTCGCCGTGCCCAAGTTCTATCAGGATGTGGCGCTGACCTGCGGGGCGACGAAACTCTGGACAATGTTCCACGTGAAACTGCGCGTCGCCGCCCGCCAGATTTTCTCCGGTATCCGCATCAGCGCCGCCTATGTTTTCGGCACGGCCGTTACCGCCGAATACCTCGGGGCGACCAACGGCCTCGGTGTATGGCTGCAAGGCGCGTTCAACTCGTTCCAGACGGCAATGATCTTCTCAGCCGCCATCGTCGTTGTGGCGATGACCGGCATTCTGCTCGGTCTGGTCTCGCTTGTCGAGCGCGTACTGCTGGGCCCGGCAGGCGAGGATGACGCGATATCGCTGGACGACAGCGAACTGTAA
- a CDS encoding FAD-dependent oxidoreductase produces the protein MSENNSNELRIAVVGAGPAGVYSSDIFLRELKKKAADLGLPDHARIDLFEKLPVPFGLVRYGVAPDHPAIKYIADALEKTLDNPDIHLYCDVEFGRDLKLDDLMPRYDAVLFATGAVADRPLTIPGADLDGVHGAARFVEWYDGYPTGARTWPLDAEKVAVIGGGNVAMDVSRELMRNADDLKARTDIPDNVYEGIEGNKARELHLFIRRGVAQAKFSVQELRELEKLPGVQIVINEDDFDLDDETIEQAGKDKLTRQMVEELYAVRDMAEDMEDGGGVDFEGNPATKKYYIHFNSAPTEVLGEGGKVTGLHVERTETGADGVMRHTGEFTDYPVEAVYHAIGYKPASVPGVAYDEQRSVLANEDGRILAEPAFTAETGKSTVRPRLYATGWAKRGPVGLIGSTKSDALLIVGNMLEDLSKSDGIDGGAGASVAGAAGSDTVTTAKGCIAADRDPESIDRLLASRGVKPIDFVGWKKVDAYERAEGAKEGREHKKVIDPDQLRALALG, from the coding sequence ATGAGTGAAAACAACAGCAACGAACTTCGCATCGCCGTCGTCGGCGCCGGCCCTGCGGGAGTCTATTCATCCGATATCTTCCTGCGGGAACTGAAGAAGAAGGCCGCCGACCTGGGGCTGCCCGACCATGCGCGTATCGATCTGTTCGAGAAGCTGCCGGTGCCGTTCGGCCTGGTGCGCTACGGCGTAGCTCCCGATCACCCGGCCATTAAATACATCGCCGACGCGTTGGAGAAGACGCTCGACAACCCCGATATCCACCTCTATTGTGACGTGGAATTTGGCCGCGACTTGAAGCTTGACGATTTGATGCCGCGTTACGACGCGGTGCTTTTCGCCACCGGCGCAGTGGCCGATCGTCCGCTGACCATTCCCGGAGCCGATCTTGACGGTGTGCACGGTGCCGCTCGGTTCGTGGAATGGTACGACGGCTATCCCACCGGTGCCCGCACCTGGCCGCTGGATGCCGAGAAGGTGGCCGTCATCGGCGGCGGTAACGTGGCGATGGACGTCTCACGCGAGCTGATGCGCAATGCCGACGATTTGAAGGCGCGCACCGACATCCCAGACAATGTCTACGAGGGCATTGAGGGCAATAAGGCCCGCGAGCTGCACCTGTTCATCCGCCGTGGCGTGGCCCAGGCCAAGTTCAGCGTGCAGGAGCTGCGCGAGCTCGAGAAGTTGCCGGGCGTTCAGATCGTCATCAATGAGGACGATTTCGACCTTGACGACGAGACCATCGAGCAGGCGGGCAAAGACAAGCTCACCCGCCAGATGGTCGAGGAGCTTTACGCTGTCCGCGATATGGCCGAGGACATGGAAGACGGCGGCGGTGTTGATTTTGAAGGTAATCCTGCCACCAAGAAGTATTATATTCACTTTAATTCCGCGCCTACCGAGGTTTTGGGCGAGGGTGGCAAGGTCACTGGCCTGCACGTTGAACGCACCGAGACCGGCGCGGACGGCGTGATGCGCCACACCGGTGAATTCACCGATTATCCGGTCGAGGCCGTCTACCATGCCATCGGTTACAAGCCGGCGAGCGTGCCGGGCGTGGCCTACGATGAGCAGCGTAGCGTGCTGGCCAACGAAGACGGACGCATTCTCGCCGAACCTGCGTTCACCGCCGAAACCGGCAAGAGCACCGTTCGCCCGCGTCTCTACGCCACGGGTTGGGCCAAACGCGGACCGGTGGGCTTGATCGGCTCCACCAAGTCCGATGCGCTGCTGATTGTCGGCAACATGCTCGAAGACCTTTCCAAGAGTGACGGCATTGACGGGGGTGCCGGTGCGTCCGTTGCGGGTGCTGCCGGTTCCGATACCGTGACCACTGCCAAGGGTTGCATCGCCGCCGACCGCGATCCCGAGTCCATCGACCGCCTGCTCGCCTCTCGCGGGGTCAAACCCATCGATTTCGTCGGCTGGAAGAAGGTCGACGCTTACGAGCGTGCCGAGGGTGCGAAGGAAGGTCGCGAGCATAAGAAGGTCATCGACCCCGACCAGCTACGTGCGCTCGCTTTGGGCTGA
- a CDS encoding ABC transporter substrate-binding protein: MMLRKIAALIEASAIGLSLAACGNGVGGGNEAGADGKSTLTFMLDWTPNTNHVGLYVAQQLGYFADAGVNVKILPTAQAGAETSVQNGVADIGFSKLTDLANADAHGADLKLVFDLTQKPIARWCSLKSRTDIKTPKDFAGKTFVTFGSAEQSASVRQMIRYAGGSSDFKTATAGTNTFRTLTSGKGDFAGFYANWEEVESQLNGPALNCFAADKWGVPGNPDQLGFAVKNSWLKNSQNVANLKKFLKAARRGYDYALANPDKAADILVSQTKTSHLDPKLARASMEKVVHEGYWSGNGMSDETANGEPGQKLTATVNTEDGQKYLDFQYNAGTYTDSHKKKLPHAPQAAELSTNEYVQ; this comes from the coding sequence ATGATGCTAAGGAAAATCGCGGCACTCATCGAGGCAAGTGCAATCGGACTTTCACTGGCGGCTTGCGGCAACGGCGTTGGCGGCGGAAACGAGGCCGGAGCCGACGGCAAATCCACCCTGACCTTCATGCTCGACTGGACGCCGAACACCAATCATGTCGGTCTCTACGTCGCTCAGCAGCTCGGCTATTTTGCGGATGCGGGAGTCAATGTGAAGATCCTGCCGACCGCACAGGCCGGCGCGGAGACCAGCGTGCAGAACGGCGTGGCCGACATCGGCTTCTCCAAACTGACCGATCTGGCCAATGCCGACGCGCATGGCGCCGACCTGAAGCTCGTCTTCGACCTCACGCAGAAGCCAATCGCCCGTTGGTGCAGCCTAAAGAGCCGAACCGACATCAAGACCCCCAAGGACTTCGCAGGCAAGACTTTTGTCACCTTCGGCTCGGCCGAACAAAGCGCCTCGGTACGTCAGATGATCCGATACGCCGGCGGCTCCAGTGATTTCAAAACCGCGACGGCCGGCACCAATACCTTCCGCACGCTCACCAGCGGCAAGGGCGATTTCGCCGGCTTCTACGCCAACTGGGAGGAAGTGGAATCGCAGCTCAACGGCCCGGCCCTGAACTGCTTTGCTGCCGATAAGTGGGGCGTGCCCGGCAATCCCGACCAGCTCGGCTTTGCGGTGAAGAACTCCTGGCTTAAAAATTCGCAGAACGTCGCCAACCTGAAGAAGTTCCTCAAGGCCGCGCGACGCGGATACGACTATGCACTGGCCAATCCCGACAAGGCCGCCGACATTCTGGTCAGCCAAACCAAGACCTCGCACCTCGACCCGAAACTGGCCCGCGCCTCGATGGAAAAAGTGGTGCATGAAGGCTACTGGAGCGGCAACGGCATGAGCGACGAGACCGCCAACGGCGAGCCCGGCCAGAAGCTCACCGCAACCGTCAACACCGAGGACGGCCAGAAATACCTCGACTTCCAATACAACGCTGGCACCTACACCGATTCTCATAAGAAGAAGCTGCCCCATGCCCCTCAGGCCGCCGAGCTTTCGACCAATGAATATGTGCAATGA
- the htpX gene encoding zinc metalloprotease HtpX, with translation MDGKIKVHGHLNGLKTTLLFGLMWAIIMLIWWLTGASRDTLVYYIFIGLASTFISYWFSDRISIASMGAQQVSEQQAPELYRIVRELSARAGKPMPRIYIAPTMSPNAFATGRNERHAAVCCTQGILQILNERELRGVLGHELMHVYNHDILTSAVASAMATVITYLGYMLMFFGGGRDNDDRDSGIFGLLGVALSSILAPIGASLIQLAISRTREYDADEDGSKLTGDPAALASALSKITSGAAINSMPQTAGTQSAAAMMIANPFSDEGFSRLFSTHPPTRERINRLMRMAQEMQGVGAGAGRESLGNRSRCDGPAQVAY, from the coding sequence ATGGACGGCAAGATCAAAGTGCATGGCCATCTTAACGGCCTCAAAACCACACTCCTCTTCGGGCTGATGTGGGCCATCATCATGCTGATTTGGTGGCTTACCGGAGCCAGCCGTGACACGCTTGTCTACTATATTTTCATCGGCCTGGCCTCGACTTTCATTTCCTACTGGTTTTCCGACCGCATATCCATCGCTTCGATGGGCGCACAGCAGGTCTCGGAGCAGCAGGCGCCCGAGCTTTACCGCATCGTGCGCGAACTTTCCGCACGCGCTGGCAAGCCGATGCCGCGCATCTACATCGCTCCGACCATGAGTCCGAACGCGTTCGCCACCGGCCGCAATGAGCGCCATGCCGCCGTATGCTGCACGCAGGGCATCCTGCAGATCCTGAACGAGCGCGAGTTGCGCGGCGTGCTCGGCCATGAGCTGATGCATGTCTATAACCATGACATCCTCACCTCGGCAGTGGCCAGCGCGATGGCTACGGTGATCACCTATCTTGGATATATGCTGATGTTCTTCGGCGGCGGACGGGACAACGATGACCGCGATTCCGGGATTTTCGGCCTGCTCGGCGTGGCCTTGAGCTCGATTCTTGCACCGATCGGCGCCTCGCTGATCCAGCTGGCTATTTCCCGAACTCGCGAATACGATGCAGACGAGGATGGCAGCAAACTCACCGGTGACCCGGCGGCGCTCGCCTCAGCACTCAGCAAAATTACATCCGGCGCGGCCATCAACTCGATGCCGCAGACCGCCGGTACCCAGTCCGCAGCTGCGATGATGATCGCCAACCCCTTCTCTGATGAGGGTTTCAGCCGCCTTTTCTCCACGCATCCGCCGACCCGGGAACGCATCAATAGGCTGATGCGGATGGCACAGGAGATGCAGGGTGTGGGTGCCGGTGCAGGCAGAGAATCGCTCGGCAATCGTTCGCGTTGCGATGGCCCGGCGCAGGTGGCGTACTGA